The following are from one region of the Stigmatella ashevillena genome:
- a CDS encoding lipase family protein, whose amino-acid sequence MPDTETALEMLEYCRFAYKAYAQSCVYPMDPFYEAHGEGVWQGARDRLMARVHERLGSPKGLQKFDPLEYDFSKPPNPLYGVVYRGGAGEDPYLLFQPRPLDRSISYAMGVDLEGEELKMPHFEIRGASGTKRCCYFQGKTGMTQTHPKAGWPSWMGAAIYDPIAQRMVIVFRGSRSGKGGRALAQALTQSQGNPDWVTDMNHLKGVDVPRFSHATLSCGFWYAYESCKESLEAAFLEALHSPRGLKEIYFTGHSLGGALAQCAYIDMMGGELLSRSETLRKIKRTVPISCYAISAPPIVLGSESERKIKLHVGEMNVFHYFSPKDAVHHSSEVKFSGVTALNAIIGTSTHPLTAPRHLGTEIPLKGCTAAFPDAHEPEEVRKGLVAAIAAEKRMGLGSDTSFWPSFHFSPTGHKEAPVRHGWATDALTENLRMALLNSVSIPGTRARAELRHPLILRASRRAATRPFDAVGRAQFLLLGG is encoded by the coding sequence GTGCCCGATACCGAGACCGCGCTGGAGATGCTGGAGTATTGCCGGTTCGCCTACAAGGCGTACGCCCAGAGCTGCGTCTACCCGATGGATCCGTTCTATGAGGCTCACGGGGAGGGGGTATGGCAGGGCGCGCGCGATCGCCTGATGGCCCGCGTCCACGAACGCCTGGGCAGTCCGAAGGGACTCCAAAAGTTCGATCCGCTCGAGTACGACTTTTCGAAGCCGCCGAACCCGTTGTACGGCGTCGTGTACCGGGGAGGTGCCGGCGAAGATCCGTATCTGCTCTTCCAGCCTCGTCCGCTCGATCGTTCCATCAGCTATGCGATGGGCGTGGACCTGGAAGGAGAAGAGCTGAAGATGCCGCACTTCGAGATCCGGGGCGCCAGCGGCACGAAGCGGTGCTGCTATTTCCAGGGCAAGACGGGCATGACCCAGACGCACCCGAAGGCGGGCTGGCCCAGCTGGATGGGAGCGGCAATCTATGATCCCATCGCCCAACGGATGGTGATTGTCTTCCGGGGGAGCCGAAGCGGAAAAGGTGGCCGTGCCCTGGCGCAGGCTTTGACCCAGAGCCAGGGGAATCCGGACTGGGTCACCGACATGAATCATTTGAAGGGTGTCGATGTCCCTCGGTTCTCCCATGCGACCCTCTCGTGCGGGTTCTGGTATGCCTATGAGAGCTGCAAGGAGTCCCTGGAAGCGGCCTTCCTTGAGGCGCTGCATTCTCCGCGGGGGCTCAAGGAGATTTATTTCACGGGCCACAGCCTGGGCGGCGCGCTCGCACAGTGCGCATACATTGACATGATGGGCGGCGAGCTCCTCAGCCGGAGCGAGACCCTGCGCAAGATCAAGCGGACGGTGCCCATTTCCTGCTACGCCATCTCGGCGCCTCCCATCGTTCTTGGCAGTGAGTCGGAAAGGAAGATCAAGCTGCACGTGGGGGAGATGAACGTGTTCCATTACTTCTCACCGAAGGATGCGGTGCATCACAGCTCGGAGGTGAAGTTCTCCGGCGTGACGGCGCTGAACGCGATCATTGGCACTTCGACACATCCCCTCACGGCGCCGCGCCACCTCGGCACGGAAATTCCCCTGAAGGGGTGCACCGCGGCTTTCCCTGATGCGCACGAACCCGAGGAGGTGCGAAAAGGCCTCGTGGCAGCCATTGCAGCGGAGAAGCGCATGGGCTTGGGCTCGGATACGAGTTTCTGGCCCTCATTCCACTTTTCGCCCACTGGCCACAAGGAGGCCCCGGTGCGGCACGGCTGGGCCACGGACGCGCTCACGGAGAACCTGAGGATGGCGCTCCTGAACAGCGTCTCGATCCCAGGGACCCGAGCTCGGGCGGAGCTGAGGCATCCCCTCATCTTGCGGGCAAGCAGGCGAGCGGCAACCCGGCCGTTTGATGCAGTAGGTAGGGCGCAATTCCTACTACTCGGCGGGTGA
- the ggt gene encoding gamma-glutamyltransferase, giving the protein MRRHLIVAGAGWLLTVSCTHGNAASSGAALSPVPTSASTPEATGRGGAAATVDVRATSAAIEILKDGGNAVDAAVAAAAVLGATDLYSCGIGGGGFMVIYRAEDQRVITVEHREMAPRASSRGLFYAGDTPIPMFEVMTSGVSAGVPGMVQGWEVALSRYGTRGLAEVLQPAIRVAERGFEVDQTFFEQTSRNVERFKLFSSSAQLFLPDGGKPAPVGAIFRNPGLAKTYRRVAEGGSRAFYRGEIARAIVDTVAHPPMASDAGLAVRPGVMTLSDLSDYEARIREPVKSTYRGYTVYGMGAPSSGGIALELALNILEGYEPTALGRVDFLHRYLEASRLAFADRTAYVADPEYVDVPVVGLLSKDYAAERRKALQPAKAASGEVPAGNPFAFQVDPSVTRSAAMLSSEPALAALAPSPLDVPNRETTHVTTTDKLGNIVTYTCSIEAEGGSGIVVPGYGFLLNNELTDFDVPPEPGAAHANTPEPGKRPRSSMAPTLVFKDGAPVLALGSPGGSTIITTVLQTLINHLDFGMPMLEAVAAPRVSQRNVPDGKSQAEPEFIASPEAAALQARGHVFTNVGQIGALTGIRFHSDGTVTAIAEPQRRGGGSAMVVEPVPRTGN; this is encoded by the coding sequence ATGCGCAGACATCTCATCGTGGCGGGAGCCGGTTGGCTGCTGACGGTCAGCTGCACCCACGGCAACGCGGCCTCCTCCGGGGCGGCGCTCTCGCCCGTGCCCACGTCCGCGTCCACGCCCGAGGCGACGGGACGGGGCGGCGCGGCGGCCACGGTGGATGTCCGGGCGACCTCCGCCGCCATCGAGATCCTCAAGGATGGCGGCAATGCGGTGGACGCGGCCGTGGCGGCGGCGGCGGTCCTCGGCGCGACGGACCTGTACTCCTGCGGCATCGGCGGTGGCGGCTTCATGGTCATCTACCGGGCCGAGGACCAGCGCGTCATCACCGTGGAGCACCGGGAGATGGCGCCCCGGGCGTCGAGCCGGGGGCTCTTCTATGCGGGGGACACGCCCATCCCCATGTTCGAGGTGATGACCAGCGGGGTGTCCGCGGGCGTTCCAGGCATGGTGCAGGGGTGGGAGGTCGCCTTGTCCCGCTACGGTACCCGGGGGCTCGCAGAGGTGCTCCAGCCCGCCATCCGCGTCGCCGAGCGGGGCTTCGAGGTGGATCAGACCTTCTTCGAGCAGACCTCGCGCAACGTGGAGCGCTTCAAGCTGTTTTCCAGTTCGGCGCAGCTGTTTCTACCTGACGGGGGAAAGCCCGCGCCCGTTGGCGCCATCTTCCGCAATCCGGGTCTGGCGAAGACCTACCGGCGGGTCGCTGAGGGGGGCAGCCGGGCTTTCTACCGGGGAGAGATTGCGCGGGCCATCGTGGACACGGTGGCCCATCCCCCGATGGCCTCCGATGCGGGGCTCGCGGTGCGCCCGGGGGTGATGACGCTGTCGGATCTCTCGGACTACGAGGCGCGCATCCGTGAGCCGGTGAAGAGCACCTACCGGGGGTACACGGTGTATGGCATGGGTGCTCCCTCCAGCGGAGGAATCGCCTTGGAGCTGGCCCTGAACATCCTGGAGGGCTACGAGCCCACCGCCCTGGGCCGGGTGGACTTCCTGCACCGCTACCTCGAGGCGTCGCGTCTGGCCTTCGCGGACCGGACCGCCTACGTCGCGGATCCCGAGTATGTGGACGTGCCCGTGGTTGGGCTGCTCTCCAAGGACTACGCCGCCGAGCGGCGAAAGGCGCTCCAGCCCGCCAAGGCTGCCTCGGGGGAAGTGCCCGCAGGCAATCCTTTCGCCTTCCAGGTGGATCCCAGCGTCACCCGGTCCGCCGCCATGTTGTCCTCCGAGCCCGCTCTGGCCGCGCTCGCCCCATCGCCGCTGGACGTCCCCAACCGCGAGACGACGCACGTCACCACCACGGACAAGCTGGGCAACATCGTCACGTACACGTGCAGCATTGAAGCCGAGGGCGGCAGCGGCATCGTGGTTCCAGGCTACGGCTTCCTGCTCAACAACGAGCTGACGGACTTCGATGTGCCCCCGGAGCCTGGAGCCGCCCATGCCAACACCCCCGAGCCGGGCAAGCGTCCGCGCAGCAGCATGGCTCCGACGCTGGTGTTCAAGGACGGAGCCCCCGTGCTCGCGCTGGGAAGTCCCGGAGGCAGCACCATCATCACCACGGTGCTCCAGACGCTGATCAACCACCTGGACTTCGGGATGCCCATGCTGGAGGCGGTGGCGGCGCCGCGCGTCTCCCAGCGCAATGTGCCGGATGGCAAGAGCCAGGCCGAGCCTGAGTTCATCGCCTCGCCGGAGGCCGCGGCGCTGCAAGCGCGGGGGCATGTCTTCACCAATGTGGGACAGATCGGCGCGCTCACCGGCATCCGCTTCCACTCGGACGGTACCGTCACCGCCATTGCGGAGCCGCAGCGCCGGGGCGGGGGCAGCGCCATGGTGGTTGAGCCCGTGCCGCGCACCGGGAACTGA
- a CDS encoding Crp/Fnr family transcriptional regulator, with protein sequence MSRITSTDVIRPHSLSAEQRQQLTDSLYAVHRQIFDGVDRESFAQYVIGSKAEHTWLLLHKNAAGDIVGYFALHLFEKQLGGEPLAVFRAEAGSLRAYRGGNVNARFWMERVVRYVLGHPGRRVFYLGALVHPSSYSLFARHCGEVWPRPGKETPPALLSFMAALASEFGLEPVDPARPLVRQVGWCTREPEVESEYWKHCDKPEVRYFLESNPGYGEGHGLVTVVPITLDNLLSITRSLLGRRLRQSLEKLTAQVQRAWPRTRPRFAQDVQQLHRVPFLAHLDETTLRGLAAHAERHVLPAGQPVFHAGNACDGLYLIERGAVYVLTPADSGETLVDELGRGAVFGEGSLLTGERRSASIRTATASTLVRLPQSALLPLMQKDRRLREGLWKTFAERRFDDLARGLERYGHLGRKNRLDLFRHGEPRELAPRQWHALEAGTHLFVPVGRVDVEHEGLVVSQQGSLLMELRRPLRVKAQETTRLFVLKQAARQDEQDASLPLAA encoded by the coding sequence ATGTCCCGCATCACGAGCACCGACGTCATCCGCCCCCACAGCTTGTCCGCCGAACAGCGCCAGCAGCTCACCGACAGCCTCTACGCCGTCCACCGGCAGATCTTCGATGGGGTGGACCGGGAGTCCTTCGCCCAATACGTCATCGGCTCCAAGGCCGAGCACACGTGGCTCCTCCTGCACAAAAACGCGGCGGGCGACATCGTTGGCTATTTCGCCCTGCACCTCTTCGAGAAGCAGCTCGGAGGAGAGCCCCTGGCCGTGTTCCGAGCGGAAGCAGGCTCGCTGCGTGCCTACCGCGGGGGCAACGTCAACGCGCGCTTCTGGATGGAGCGGGTGGTGCGCTACGTGCTGGGCCATCCAGGCCGTCGCGTGTTCTACCTGGGCGCGTTGGTGCATCCGTCCAGCTACTCGCTGTTCGCCAGACACTGCGGCGAGGTGTGGCCACGGCCCGGGAAGGAGACCCCCCCGGCGCTCCTCTCGTTCATGGCCGCCTTGGCCTCGGAGTTCGGCCTGGAGCCAGTGGATCCGGCCCGGCCCCTGGTCCGGCAGGTGGGTTGGTGCACGCGGGAGCCGGAAGTGGAAAGCGAGTACTGGAAGCACTGTGACAAGCCCGAGGTGCGCTATTTCCTCGAGTCCAACCCAGGATATGGCGAGGGGCACGGCCTGGTGACGGTGGTGCCCATCACCCTGGACAACCTGCTGAGCATCACCCGGTCCCTGCTGGGGCGGCGGCTGCGCCAATCCCTGGAGAAGCTCACGGCCCAGGTGCAGCGCGCGTGGCCCAGAACCCGTCCTCGCTTCGCCCAGGACGTCCAGCAGCTTCACCGCGTGCCCTTCCTCGCGCACCTCGACGAGACCACCTTGCGCGGCCTGGCTGCGCACGCGGAGCGCCACGTGTTGCCCGCAGGCCAGCCTGTCTTCCATGCGGGCAATGCCTGCGATGGGCTGTACCTGATCGAGCGCGGCGCGGTCTACGTTCTGACCCCCGCTGACTCCGGAGAGACGCTCGTGGACGAACTCGGCAGGGGTGCCGTATTCGGAGAGGGCTCCCTGCTCACGGGCGAACGCCGCTCGGCTTCCATCCGCACGGCGACGGCCTCGACGTTGGTGCGCCTCCCTCAGTCGGCGCTCCTGCCGCTGATGCAGAAGGATAGGCGGCTGCGGGAGGGGCTGTGGAAGACGTTCGCCGAGCGGCGCTTCGATGACCTGGCGCGCGGACTCGAACGGTACGGGCACCTCGGGCGCAAGAACCGCCTCGACCTGTTCCGGCACGGCGAGCCTCGCGAGTTGGCGCCGCGGCAGTGGCATGCGCTCGAAGCGGGCACCCACCTGTTCGTGCCTGTGGGCAGGGTGGATGTCGAGCACGAGGGGCTGGTGGTGTCCCAGCAAGGCTCTCTGCTCATGGAGCTCAGGAGGCCTCTCCGGGTGAAGGCCCAGGAGACCACGCGGCTCTTCGTGCTGAAACAGGCGGCGCGGCAGGATGAACAGGACGCGTCCCTGCCGCTCGCGGCATAG
- a CDS encoding YebC/PmpR family DNA-binding transcriptional regulator, whose amino-acid sequence MGAQWKHKGRTENAAAKGKVFTKLVKEIMVAAKGGPDPSANARLRMAVDAARKASMPRDTLERAIKKGSGQLDEQVNYELITYEGFAPHQVPVIVECLTENKNRTATNIRMLFRKGQLASSGAVSWDFNRLGVIEASPPAADADAETAAIEAGAQDVEKGEEGGARFLTAPTDLDAVSRALSGQGWTVSASNLSWIAKNPVQLEAEARGEVESFLEAIDEDDDVQNIFVGLR is encoded by the coding sequence ATGGGCGCACAGTGGAAGCACAAGGGGCGTACCGAGAACGCCGCCGCCAAGGGGAAGGTCTTCACCAAGCTGGTGAAGGAGATCATGGTCGCCGCCAAGGGCGGACCGGATCCCAGCGCCAATGCACGGCTGCGCATGGCCGTGGACGCGGCGCGCAAGGCCTCGATGCCGCGCGACACCCTGGAGCGCGCCATCAAGAAGGGCTCGGGCCAGCTCGATGAGCAGGTCAACTACGAGCTGATCACCTACGAGGGGTTCGCGCCCCACCAGGTGCCCGTCATCGTCGAGTGCCTCACCGAGAACAAGAACCGCACCGCCACCAACATCCGGATGCTGTTCCGCAAGGGACAGCTCGCCTCCAGCGGCGCGGTGTCCTGGGACTTCAACCGCCTGGGCGTCATCGAAGCCTCGCCGCCCGCGGCGGACGCCGACGCCGAGACCGCCGCCATCGAAGCCGGGGCCCAGGATGTGGAAAAGGGCGAGGAGGGCGGGGCCCGCTTCCTCACCGCGCCGACCGACCTGGACGCCGTGAGCCGCGCGCTCAGCGGCCAGGGCTGGACGGTGAGCGCCTCGAACCTGTCCTGGATCGCCAAGAACCCGGTTCAGCTCGAGGCAGAAGCGCGCGGCGAGGTGGAGTCCTTCCTCGAGGCGATCGACGAAGACGACGACGTGCAGAACATCTTCGTCGGCCTGCGCTGA
- a CDS encoding PEGA domain-containing protein produces the protein MNERFMKRLVAASLLLTFSVGCTSSTLIRSEPSGAAVYIDGSRVGSTPYTHSDTKTVGSSTRVRLKKEGYEDFETVISRNEQFEVGPCIGGVFLLVPFLWVMGYNPEHSYELETRSSSASADSM, from the coding sequence ATGAATGAACGCTTCATGAAGCGCCTCGTGGCGGCCTCTCTGCTGCTCACCTTCTCCGTGGGGTGCACCAGCTCGACCCTCATCCGCAGCGAGCCTTCCGGAGCGGCCGTCTACATCGACGGGAGCCGGGTGGGCTCGACGCCCTACACCCACTCGGACACGAAGACGGTGGGCTCTTCGACCCGCGTGAGGCTCAAGAAAGAGGGCTACGAGGATTTCGAGACCGTCATCTCGCGCAACGAGCAGTTCGAGGTGGGCCCGTGCATCGGCGGCGTCTTCCTGCTCGTGCCGTTCCTGTGGGTGATGGGCTACAACCCCGAGCACAGCTACGAGCTGGAGACGCGGTCGTCCTCGGCGTCTGCCGACAGCATGTGA
- a CDS encoding IS4 family transposase codes for MTSSAITQQQVHTFLSSLFEEDLHAKRVLSLSLATLGVIHAASLSVYAIGQALAMARGTQGKHGIKQVDRLLSNTGIPVWDLFSLWVPYVLGQRSEALVALDWTDFEADDQTTLVASLVTQHGRPTPLVWLSVHKSTLKGLRNEVEDAVVLRLREVIPAEVKVTFVADRGFADQKLYALLGQVGFEYVVRFRQCITVTSDKGERRTAADWVPKAGHLRKLPQALVTADCTQVGAVVCVKKKGMKEPWCLATSLHLASAAEVVALYSRRFTIEESFRDIKDLKFGMGLSEVRIAEPERRDRLLLLSALACALLTLLGAAGESLGMERQLKANTDKRRTYSLFRQGCMYYQAIPNMPEHRLRPLIERFIQLLSQQPLFSHAFGVI; via the coding sequence GTGACATCCTCCGCCATCACCCAGCAACAGGTGCATACCTTTCTCTCCAGCCTCTTCGAAGAGGATCTGCACGCCAAGCGAGTGCTGTCGCTGTCGCTGGCCACCTTGGGCGTCATCCACGCCGCGAGCCTGTCGGTGTACGCCATCGGCCAAGCGCTGGCGATGGCTCGAGGCACTCAGGGCAAGCACGGGATAAAACAAGTGGACCGACTGCTATCCAACACGGGGATACCTGTATGGGACCTGTTCTCGCTCTGGGTGCCGTACGTGCTGGGGCAGCGCAGCGAAGCCTTGGTGGCGCTGGACTGGACGGACTTCGAGGCCGATGATCAGACGACGCTGGTGGCCTCGCTGGTTACTCAGCATGGACGGCCCACGCCCTTGGTGTGGCTGAGCGTGCACAAATCCACCCTCAAGGGCCTGCGCAACGAGGTGGAAGACGCAGTGGTGCTGAGGCTGCGCGAAGTCATCCCCGCCGAGGTGAAGGTGACGTTCGTGGCGGACCGGGGCTTTGCCGACCAGAAGCTCTACGCCCTGCTGGGACAGGTGGGCTTCGAGTACGTGGTGCGTTTCCGCCAGTGCATTACCGTCACCAGTGACAAGGGCGAGCGGCGCACCGCGGCAGACTGGGTGCCCAAGGCAGGCCACCTGCGCAAACTGCCACAGGCCCTTGTCACCGCAGACTGCACACAGGTGGGCGCGGTGGTGTGCGTGAAGAAGAAAGGCATGAAGGAGCCGTGGTGTCTGGCCACCAGTCTACACCTGGCTTCAGCGGCCGAAGTGGTGGCGCTCTACAGCCGCAGATTCACCATCGAGGAGAGCTTCCGGGACATCAAGGACCTGAAGTTCGGCATGGGGCTGTCTGAAGTGCGCATCGCTGAACCGGAGAGGCGCGACCGACTGCTGCTGCTCAGTGCCTTGGCGTGTGCACTGCTGACGCTGCTGGGCGCCGCAGGTGAGAGTCTGGGCATGGAGCGCCAGCTCAAGGCCAACACCGACAAGCGCCGCACCTACTCGCTGTTCCGCCAGGGCTGCATGTACTACCAAGCCATTCCCAACATGCCTGAGCACCGCTTGCGCCCTCTCATCGAGCGATTCATTCAACTTCTCAGCCAGCAGCCCCTTTTCAGCCACGCCTTCGGGGTCATTTGA
- a CDS encoding tetratricopeptide repeat protein yields MLALALAGAPETDAQLGFASALHAEGDYYRAIGEYKRFLYLYPDEPRADEARLSIGRAYAQGGQAEAAEAYFLSLSGTSPEWRSLSMLEIGWARAVAGRPEAAVLSLKAFLREPSSQAGDNANRARYLLGWSLMELGQGNEAAQAFASIPPFPEQGQLTEAARSWGALPRKSPVLAGVLSLIPGAGHVYIGEPVVGLAALAWNGLFSFALYESIRQEQLGIAVLLGALESLWYTGTIFGAVSGAQKYNRDVRWKALDALRLSAHDRPERWPPEAPVSH; encoded by the coding sequence TTGCTGGCCCTGGCACTCGCGGGAGCCCCCGAGACGGATGCGCAACTGGGCTTCGCCAGCGCGCTGCACGCCGAGGGCGACTATTACCGCGCGATCGGCGAGTACAAACGCTTTCTCTACCTGTACCCAGACGAGCCCCGGGCGGATGAGGCCCGGCTCTCCATTGGCCGAGCCTATGCGCAGGGCGGACAGGCCGAAGCCGCCGAGGCCTACTTCCTGTCCCTGTCTGGAACCTCCCCGGAGTGGCGTTCCCTGTCGATGCTGGAGATCGGCTGGGCTCGCGCCGTGGCGGGCCGTCCCGAGGCGGCGGTCCTGTCGCTCAAAGCCTTTCTCCGGGAACCCAGTTCCCAGGCGGGGGACAACGCGAACCGCGCACGCTATCTGCTGGGCTGGTCCCTGATGGAGCTGGGCCAGGGAAACGAGGCCGCGCAGGCGTTTGCCTCCATCCCCCCCTTTCCTGAGCAAGGGCAGCTCACCGAGGCCGCCCGGAGCTGGGGCGCCCTGCCTCGCAAGTCGCCCGTCCTGGCCGGCGTCCTGTCTCTCATCCCAGGGGCCGGACACGTCTATATCGGAGAGCCCGTGGTGGGGCTCGCGGCCCTGGCCTGGAACGGCCTCTTCTCCTTCGCGCTCTACGAGTCCATCCGCCAGGAGCAGTTGGGCATCGCGGTGCTCCTGGGGGCGCTCGAGTCGCTCTGGTACACGGGCACGATCTTCGGCGCCGTCAGCGGGGCGCAGAAGTACAACCGGGACGTCCGGTGGAAGGCGCTCGATGCGCTGCGCCTGAGCGCCCATGATCGCCCGGAGCGCTGGCCACCCGAGGCGCCCGTCTCCCACTGA
- the yidD gene encoding membrane protein insertion efficiency factor YidD — MLSISPLLIAWVLAVPPPPFGDARHPVTREVARVHSASAPRGASMGATTDSHFLGVAYRFYQTVVTPMDGPRCSHRPTCSAYARQAIARHGLVGLWLTYDRLLRDARSSQVRPLPVALEHGRLVYLDPLEESTFWLP; from the coding sequence ATGCTGTCAATTTCCCCCCTGCTCATCGCCTGGGTGCTGGCAGTCCCGCCCCCTCCTTTTGGAGATGCGCGTCATCCGGTGACGCGCGAGGTGGCCCGGGTCCATTCCGCCTCCGCCCCGCGCGGGGCGTCGATGGGAGCTACGACAGACAGCCATTTTCTGGGCGTGGCCTACCGTTTCTATCAAACCGTCGTGACGCCCATGGACGGGCCCCGCTGCTCGCACCGGCCCACCTGCTCGGCGTATGCGCGGCAGGCCATCGCGCGGCATGGACTGGTGGGACTCTGGCTGACTTATGACCGGCTGCTGCGCGATGCCCGCTCGTCACAGGTCCGGCCCCTGCCCGTGGCCCTCGAGCACGGCCGGCTCGTGTATCTGGATCCCCTGGAGGAGAGCACGTTCTGGTTACCCTGA